A single Phragmites australis chromosome 4, lpPhrAust1.1, whole genome shotgun sequence DNA region contains:
- the LOC133916180 gene encoding zinc finger CCCH domain-containing protein 22-like isoform X1, producing the protein MDAYEATKVVFSRIQALDPDHAAKIMGLLLIQDHGEKEMIRLAFGPESLLHAVMAKARKDLGLLLPASPTSVASAGHTPFLQLPRQSSGRAGAGAPSPLSVSSPSSWAQAPVFSRSNSASNGEDAAGAGEERPSPVNGAAAPFFPQAGDALLDDMQLQEQLAFLNEGGVNPAHQLPAFDSGECRIPGAGDGGGMFPYGLGWLNGGPAHRRSASVNELLGGDGFGWKPCLYYARGFCKNGSSCRFVHGGLPDDAAALTAAKMDAAAAEQQQQCPDFLLRSNSPRLGPGAFPYSPTGSLPGSPSAASKCLSFLLQQQQHDRAAAAALLLGGGDEAHKFMGRPRLDRADFASMMNPGSRQIYLTFPADSTFREEDVSNYFSIYGPVHDVRIPYQQKRMFGFVTFVYPETVKLILAKGNPHFICDARVLVKPYKEKGKVPDKYRKQQQGDFSGCTTPTGLDACRDPFDLHQLGARMLQHSNSASELLLRRKLEEQQQAAELQQAIELHGRRLMGIQLLDLKSRAAAATTTSTLPTPVANAFASSQPVSTTTVESPPESGEELKLSSGFAPEVKVNGGDKEESAGEASPNAADSDQSAEHNLPDSPFASPTKSAVLVHDGFAATETEVVASRVCVDSGSNADSGGNHLRPLALDIPSPRPYFFPMHRLSSDHGAMGM; encoded by the exons ATGGACGCCTACGAGGCGACCAAGGTGGTGTTCTCCCGGATCCAGGCGCTGGACCCGGACCACGCCGCCAAGATCATgggcctcctcctcatccagGACCACGGCGAGAAGGAGATGATCCGCCTCGCCTTTGGCCCCGAATCGCTGCTCCACGCTGTCATGGCCAAGGCGCGCAAGGACctcggcctgctcctcccggctTCGCCGACCTCCGTCGCCTCTGCCGGGCACACGCCGTTTCTGCAGCTCCCGCGCCAGAGCTCCGgccgcgcgggcgcgggcgcgccGTCGCCGCTCTCGGTGTCCTCACCGTCGTCGTGGGCGCAGGCGCCGGTGTTCTCGAGGAGCAACAGCGCGAGCAATGGCGAGGACGCGGCGGGGGCTGGGGAGGAGCGGCCTAGTCCCGTGAACGGCGCCGCGGCGCCATTCTTTCCTCAGGCCGGGGACGCGCTCCTGGACGACATGCAGCTGCAGGAGCAGCTGGCGTTCCTGAACGAGGGCGGCGTGAACCCCGCGCACCAGCTCCCGGCGTTCGACAGCGGGGAGTGCCGGATCCCCGgtgccggagatggcggcgggaTGTTCCCTTACGGCCTCGGCTGGCTCAACGGCGGCCCCGCGCACCGCCGGAGCGCGTCGGTGAACGAGCTCCTCGGTGGCGACGGCTTCGGGTGGAAGCCCTGCCTGTACTACGCACGCGGCTTCTGCAAGAACGGCAGCAGCTGCAGGTTCGTCCACGGCGGCCTCCCAGACGACGCCGCTGCGCTCACCGCCGCCAAGatggacgccgccgccgccgagcagcagcagcagtgccCGGACTTCCTCCTCCGCTCTAACAGCCCGCGCCTCGGCCCTGGCGCCTTCCCCTACTCCCCCACCGGCTCCCTCCCCGGCTCTCCTTCCGCCGCCAGCAAGTGCCTCAGCTTTCTgctgcagcagcaacagcacgACAG AGCCGCGGCCGCGGCCCTGTTGCTGGGCGGCGGTGACGAGGCGCACAAGTTCATGGGCCGGCCGCGCCTTGACCGCGCCGACTTCGCCAGCATGATGAACCCCGGCTCGCGCCAGATTTACCTCACATTCCCGGCCGACAGCACATTCCgcgaggaggacgtctccaacTACTTCAG CATCTACGGGCCGGTGCACGACGTGCGCATCCCGTACCAGCAGAAGCGCATGTTTGGGTTCGTCACCTTCGTCTACCCGGAGACGGTGAAGCTAATCCTGGCCAAGGGCAACCCGCACTTCATCTGCGACGCGCGCGTTCTCGTCAAGCCCTACAAGGAGAAGGGCAAGGTCCCCGACAAGTACAG GAAGCAGCAGCAAGGGGACTTCTCCGGCTGCACGACACCCACCGGGCTCGATGCCTGCAGGGATCCCTTCGATCTGCACCAACTCG GGGCGAGGATGCTGCAGCACTCGAACAGCGCGAgcgagctgctgctgcggcggaaGCTGGAAGAGCAGCAGCAGGCGGCCGAGCTGCAGCAGGCCATTGAGCTCCATGGCCGCCGTCTCATGGGCATTCAGCTGCTCGATCTCAAGTCTCGCGCTGCAGCCGCAACAACAACGTCGACACTGCCCACTCCAGTTGCCAATGCCTTCGCCTCCAGCCAACCCGTGAGCACCACCACAGTCGAGTCGCCGCCGGAGTCCG GGGAGGAGCTCAAGTTAAGCAGCGGTTTTGCTCCGGAGGTGAAGGTCAACGGAGGTGATAAGGAGGAATCTGCTGGCGAGGCAAGCCCGAACGCTGCCGATAGCGACCAAAG TGCGGAGCACAATTTGCCGGACAGCCCGTTCGCTTCTCCAACCAAGTCGGCCGTGCTCGTGCATGATGGTTTTGCCGCCACCGAGACTGAGGTCGTCGCATCCCGTGTTTGTGTGGACTCCGGCAGCAATGCCGACAGCGGTGGTAACCATCTCCGCCCCCTGGCATTGGACATTCCTTCGCCGAGGCCCTACTTCTTCCCCATGCACAG GCTGTCCTCCGATCACGGAGCGATGGGGATGTAA
- the LOC133916180 gene encoding zinc finger CCCH domain-containing protein 22-like isoform X2, producing MDAYEATKVVFSRIQALDPDHAAKIMGLLLIQDHGEKEMIRLAFGPESLLHAVMAKARKDLGLLLPASPTSVASAGHTPFLQLPRQSSGRAGAGAPSPLSVSSPSSWAQAPVFSRSNSASNGEDAAGAGEERPSPVNGAAAPFFPQAGDALLDDMQLQEQLAFLNEGGVNPAHQLPAFDSGECRIPGAGDGGGMFPYGLGWLNGGPAHRRSASVNELLGGDGFGWKPCLYYARGFCKNGSSCRFVHGGLPDDAAALTAAKMDAAAAEQQQQCPDFLLRSNSPRLGPGAFPYSPTGSLPGSPSAASKCLSFLLQQQQHDRAAAAALLLGGGDEAHKFMGRPRLDRADFASMMNPGSRQIYLTFPADSTFREEDVSNYFSIYGPVHDVRIPYQQKRMFGFVTFVYPETVKLILAKGNPHFICDARVLVKPYKEKGKVPDKYRKQQQGDFSGCTTPTGLDACRDPFDLHQLGARMLQHSNSASELLLRRKLEEQQQAAELQQAIELHGRRLMGIQLLDLKSRAAAATTTSTLPTPVANAFASSQPVSTTTVESPPESGEELKLSSGFAPEVKVNGGDKEESAGEASPNAADSDQRWI from the exons ATGGACGCCTACGAGGCGACCAAGGTGGTGTTCTCCCGGATCCAGGCGCTGGACCCGGACCACGCCGCCAAGATCATgggcctcctcctcatccagGACCACGGCGAGAAGGAGATGATCCGCCTCGCCTTTGGCCCCGAATCGCTGCTCCACGCTGTCATGGCCAAGGCGCGCAAGGACctcggcctgctcctcccggctTCGCCGACCTCCGTCGCCTCTGCCGGGCACACGCCGTTTCTGCAGCTCCCGCGCCAGAGCTCCGgccgcgcgggcgcgggcgcgccGTCGCCGCTCTCGGTGTCCTCACCGTCGTCGTGGGCGCAGGCGCCGGTGTTCTCGAGGAGCAACAGCGCGAGCAATGGCGAGGACGCGGCGGGGGCTGGGGAGGAGCGGCCTAGTCCCGTGAACGGCGCCGCGGCGCCATTCTTTCCTCAGGCCGGGGACGCGCTCCTGGACGACATGCAGCTGCAGGAGCAGCTGGCGTTCCTGAACGAGGGCGGCGTGAACCCCGCGCACCAGCTCCCGGCGTTCGACAGCGGGGAGTGCCGGATCCCCGgtgccggagatggcggcgggaTGTTCCCTTACGGCCTCGGCTGGCTCAACGGCGGCCCCGCGCACCGCCGGAGCGCGTCGGTGAACGAGCTCCTCGGTGGCGACGGCTTCGGGTGGAAGCCCTGCCTGTACTACGCACGCGGCTTCTGCAAGAACGGCAGCAGCTGCAGGTTCGTCCACGGCGGCCTCCCAGACGACGCCGCTGCGCTCACCGCCGCCAAGatggacgccgccgccgccgagcagcagcagcagtgccCGGACTTCCTCCTCCGCTCTAACAGCCCGCGCCTCGGCCCTGGCGCCTTCCCCTACTCCCCCACCGGCTCCCTCCCCGGCTCTCCTTCCGCCGCCAGCAAGTGCCTCAGCTTTCTgctgcagcagcaacagcacgACAG AGCCGCGGCCGCGGCCCTGTTGCTGGGCGGCGGTGACGAGGCGCACAAGTTCATGGGCCGGCCGCGCCTTGACCGCGCCGACTTCGCCAGCATGATGAACCCCGGCTCGCGCCAGATTTACCTCACATTCCCGGCCGACAGCACATTCCgcgaggaggacgtctccaacTACTTCAG CATCTACGGGCCGGTGCACGACGTGCGCATCCCGTACCAGCAGAAGCGCATGTTTGGGTTCGTCACCTTCGTCTACCCGGAGACGGTGAAGCTAATCCTGGCCAAGGGCAACCCGCACTTCATCTGCGACGCGCGCGTTCTCGTCAAGCCCTACAAGGAGAAGGGCAAGGTCCCCGACAAGTACAG GAAGCAGCAGCAAGGGGACTTCTCCGGCTGCACGACACCCACCGGGCTCGATGCCTGCAGGGATCCCTTCGATCTGCACCAACTCG GGGCGAGGATGCTGCAGCACTCGAACAGCGCGAgcgagctgctgctgcggcggaaGCTGGAAGAGCAGCAGCAGGCGGCCGAGCTGCAGCAGGCCATTGAGCTCCATGGCCGCCGTCTCATGGGCATTCAGCTGCTCGATCTCAAGTCTCGCGCTGCAGCCGCAACAACAACGTCGACACTGCCCACTCCAGTTGCCAATGCCTTCGCCTCCAGCCAACCCGTGAGCACCACCACAGTCGAGTCGCCGCCGGAGTCCG GGGAGGAGCTCAAGTTAAGCAGCGGTTTTGCTCCGGAGGTGAAGGTCAACGGAGGTGATAAGGAGGAATCTGCTGGCGAGGCAAGCCCGAACGCTGCCGATAGCGACCAAAGGTGGATTTAA